TCGCCAGCGGAGACAACTGTCAGATACCGTCCTTCGTGTCGGACTCCGACGAGAATAATCCTTGTCGGCGCATCGAAcccgtggcggcgcgcggcggcttcgtCGTCCTCCGGACCGGCGAGTTTTCCGGGAAGGTGTGCAACCCTATGACGGGCTACGTGCGGGCCATCGACATGCCGAGGAAGACAAGCAAGGGTGAGGGGTCGTCCTACCTAGTGCtcaccgccgacgacggcggcgatggcgtcgacGTCGGAGTGACCTCCGACGACTCCGAGCTCCACCCGTTCAGGCTCCTCGCCGTGCGCCTTTTCGCGAGGACACGCGTGGAGATGCAGGCGTTGACCACGGACACTGGCACGTGGGGCCCAGCCACCACGCTCGCCGTCGTCAATACCGGCTGCCTCGGCCCGCGCCCCGTGCTGGTCCgcccgcccgtcgtcgtcgccggcgtcgcctaCTTCCTCGGCGAGATGTCCGGGAGAGACGACCGGACATACCAACTCCAACGCCGGATGTCCCGGGTGAGCTTCGACCCACCATACcagcactcgccgccgccgtcctacACCTActtcgtcctcgccgtcgacgtctccatccgccgccgcgacggcgagaCCGGGGGAAcaacagcggcggcgacgatcatGCCGTTGCCCACCACCGAACTCCGTGCCCCGTCGTGCACCGGCGAGGCAACCGTCACGCCGGGGCAGCTCCtgctggcgccgtcgtcgtggcgcggcggcgacaggaggtcgtcgtcgttggcgcTGCTCGTCGGCCGAAGCACCCAGGTGGAGATATGGACGATGAAGCTGACCTGCCACGGGATGGCCTTGCTCCGGATGGCGTGCACCAAGGTCGTCGACTTGATGGGAGTACCCCGGAGTccctgctcgccgccggtgtCGGAGTCGGAGGTGGCGCTCCTGTGGTCCGGCGACGCGAGCGGCGCCGTGGTGCTCCGGCTCGGGGGGACGGTCTGCCTGctggaccggcggcggcgcgccattGTGGTCCGCGCGCTCGGCGAGGAGTTCGTCGAGTTTCGCTCTGGGCGTCGCCATGTGTTGCTGCCGTATGAGGTCGGTTTGTCCAGTTGGGTTCCCTCGATTTCTCCATGATTAGTTTCGTGGGGGAACTTGAAGTCACCATCTGCGCACCTGTACCGTTGGTTGGTGCTAGTACATAAGCGCCCAAAATAAGCGCAACCATTTGTTTCATGTGCCCAACTTTAATCTTTTGTTACggataaagtattattcatattttataatctaataacagtaaaaatactaatcataaaaaattttaaataagatggacgaaaCAAGATGAACAAAGTTGGGCATGAAAACTCATTGTTacgtttattttgggacggtgaGAGTATGTGGTGAGTCTACTTCCTTTTACGAAAACAAAATAAGTTTAATCAAGTTAATTCCTGAAATGATGTTTGTGGTGTTCTGTAGGGCgtggaaaattttgaaaaaaaaattcgtaaccatgatttttaaaggaaattctATTTCCCACATTGATTCACTTCATAAATTGCttgaaattttaataaaatttctagaaataatttattAATTGAACTTTAATCACGAAAGAAAATGGCGGCGTGATAGAGCAAGCAAAGGGGTGGCAAATGACAATAGAGGGGTGCAGTGAGTGGGCCATAAAGAAGCATTATGTCGACGGCTGATGGGATATCTACAAACTATAAAACATAATACTAATGACTATTAGGATCGATATTTTAGAATTACAATGACGATAAAGAGTAATATTTAAGGGTAGGCCATAAAAGAGTAATAACTCCGTCAAGGAATAGGCACGCGGCAGCGAGCGGCTCCGGCTTCACCGGCTGAGAGGCACACCTAAGGGCGGCGCCAAGCCAAGCCACAGCGTCGGCGGTCCGACGAAGCGGGCGTGCAAGCGGTGACGGGCACCGAGAGCGGCCGGGCTTCGTCGGCGGGGGGtgggggcgggggagggggtGCCAAGCCAACTCGCACGCATGGGACGGTGGAGGAACTCCAAGACGGCGCGCGCACAGGGTGACCAACGCGACCTTTGTGGAGGTAAAGGTGCGGTGGTGTCGCTTCCTAGCAGTGGGGTTTCCCGGTAGAATTAGGGCTTCAAATCCGGTAAGAATCTGAACTCGAGCTTAGTTTTCTTAATTTGATTTGGACTAGagaaaatgcccgtgcgttgcaacgggtaaaaacgTTTTTGGATCGTATGCATTATACTATTTGTTTTGGACCAAAAGCTCATTTATTCGTTCCATTTCAGTCCTAGGCCAGCCCGCTACCTCTCTTTGCTTGGCCTGTCTCTCTTTGATCTAGCCCACAGGTAAAGTTGTAGGCCCAACTAGCATAGCCCACTGCTGTCTTCAACAATGGATAACATAGCAatacctcctcctccggccacctccCGCCGTCGACAACAACCTCCCCTTCTCTTGCGTcgctggccggcgccgccggcatccGAACCTCTCGTGACCTGTGGGCTGTGGCTCCGTGCTCGTTCGCCGTCCGCTCTGCCCGTCGTCGTGCTCGCCCACCACTAGCCGCCGCTCCACTGCCGcgctcgcccaccgccgctccgccggtGAAGAGAAAAgtgaagaggagaagaagaaaagtgaagagaaggagaaaaaaagatatgtgaagctgacatgtgggccccacttaatttttttattttttttgctaactaggatgccacgtcagcaaaacagGGCAAAAATACTGCCAAGGGACCTCCAGTGAACGGTTTGAATGAGTTTAGTAGcgaacatttctggttttgtggttgagggatctTAAAAAATCTCGCTATTATGTTGAGGGACcaccggtgaacttattcctatttgGATCGCTATACATTATACACTTCATTATACTCCTTGGTTTTGGGTCAAAACCCAGCCCAGTGCCTTATCTCTTTTACTTGACCTAGCTTTCTTTCACATAGCCCACAAGGGGAGATATAGGCTCAACTCGCATAGCTAGTTGATTGACGTCTTCAATCTTCAAACACCGGAAGAGTGTCTTTTTTTGTTGTCATTGTTCCTTTTTTTGGTCAGTCTTTTTTCTCTCCGTATTTTTTTCCCATCACATTTGATCTGCCTCTAATGCGTTCCCTCCTCATTAAAAAATCGATTCCCCACTACTACTCTATCATTTTTCccatgatttttcttttcatttttccgCTTTAATTTATGGGATCTAATATCTATTTAAAAGTCACTGTTTATATTCCGAGTTTTACCAATTTGCTCAGATTTTGATAAAAAGGGAAATAGTAGATCAAGTGTATAAAAACCCTCAACCAAATTTAGGAGATCGAATAGAAAAACTCATTTATTCTTCATTTTCGATCCCAGCCTAGTACGTTATTTCTGTGCTTGACCTACCTCTCTTTGACATAGCCCACAAGGGGAGCTATAGGCTCAACTCGTATAGCTAGCTGACTGCCTTCAAACCCTTCAAACCCTTTTTTTTCGTTGGTCCTTTTTctatccttttttcttttttggccgTCACGTTAGATCAGCCTCCtagcatgtgtttggtttggggatgggatgggatgggttGGTTCCATCCCTGTTTTTTGGAATGGGATGGTtctgtttttttgtttggttgaagggatAGAACGAACCCTGTTTTTAGTTTGGTTTGAGGGATATGATGGGTTGGAATGATCCTATCttttgtttggatggagggatgaACATGGGATGCTTGGATACAATTACCTCCACACATTAGTTGGTGAGGTTACCTCTCATAGTCTACAAACTACAAAATAATATTTCTACATGATGACCacactatataaaaaattaaaatacccTCCATATcactatttttgaaaataagctCCAGCAACTTCATTTCAGCATATTGGACAAGCTACAGAATAATGACAAGCTACCCAATAATGAACAATACTAGCAGTTCCATAATCAACCCCTCAAAAAACAATCACACATAATTAGCTCACATCTGATCCCATTTCAACCCATACATAGAGTCCAAGCCAAACATAATAAGAAGTTTCAAGTCGTGCACATAATAGCAAATTAAGGTCTTACACATAATAGCAAATTTAAGTCTTGCACCTAAGAATTCTCGGCCTTAAACATATTGGCAGTACAAAGTCATACATGATCATGGGCCCACCGGCAACACATAATACCAAAAGAACTACCCAACTCATCTAACAACGCTACATTGATCCAGAAAACTTCTCATTAATGAACAAGTGGACCCAATGTATCTTGTTTTCGAAAGGAAGTCCATCAAAAGCTCTAGCAATGTGAGGGTTGGCAACCAAATGAGCATAGTAAACAGATACATGGATCTCCTCAAACCCAGGAAGGCTTTTCAAGGTTTGAAATAAACCATCTGGCAGTTTATTGTCTGGCTCAGCGACCTTTAGTATAGCAGAAGCTAACTTGTCACCAACACTGGTGAATGCACCAATCAGcccatcatcttcaatttcttgTGTTCTGGCTTTCTTTGGCTTGCTTGCAGATGATGCCTCCCCACGATCATCAGTAGTGGCAGGGCCATCATTTTCCTCTTCATCATTTTCAGTTTGGACATCCTCTGTTCCTAGGACTGAATTTGAGTCCTTTGCATACTTTCCCGTAGCCATGGTGCTACCAAATATTGTAAGCATCTCACCATAGTGTGCAAGAGGTTTGTTAAAATAATCAGCATCAGCCTTGTGATCCTTCGGTgaaacaaaatttttttaagtaaatgcAATAAAACAAATGAATG
This genomic window from Oryza sativa Japonica Group chromosome 12, ASM3414082v1 contains:
- the LOC107275369 gene encoding uncharacterized protein, giving the protein MEEPPSSSSSPALPLDIVVEIAERSDPITLLRCAAACKHLRRVISGEGFRRDLRLRNADGFVPGLLHGFFFQPRCPSPHDHGYNYEPLRFVAAGRHDHIASGDNCQIPSFVSDSDENNPCRRIEPVAARGGFVVLRTGEFSGKVCNPMTGYVRAIDMPRKTSKGEGSSYLVLTADDGGDGVDVGVTSDDSELHPFRLLAVRLFARTRVEMQALTTDTGTWGPATTLAVVNTGCLGPRPVLVRPPVVVAGVAYFLGEMSGRDDRTYQLQRRMSRVSFDPPYQHSPPPSYTYFVLAVDVSIRRRDGETGGTTAAATIMPLPTTELRAPSCTGEATVTPGQLLLAPSSWRGGDRRSSSLALLVGRSTQVEIWTMKLTCHGMALLRMACTKVVDLMGVPRSPCSPPVSESEVALLWSGDASGAVVLRLGGTVCLLDRRRRAIVVRALGEEFVEFRSGRRHVLLPYEVGLSSWVPSISP
- the LOC107279566 gene encoding uncharacterized protein isoform X2 codes for the protein MDNNSGKGGSTHASWTSAMSSFMLKHLANLVAGGTRTSSGFKAVHLNACARAVNERFNSTLTGEQIKNHLKTWQRKFTKINRLRKVSAAGWDEKNIIITLDDEHYNGYIEDHKADADYFNKPLAHYGEMLTIFGSTMATGKYAKDSNSVLGTEDVQTENDEEENDGPATTDDRGEASSASKPKKARTQEIEDDGLIGAFTSVGDKLASAILKVAEPDNKLPDGLFQTLKSLPGFEEIHVSVYYAHLVANPHIARAFDGLPFENKIHWVHLFINEKFSGSM